A single Carassius carassius chromosome 3, fCarCar2.1, whole genome shotgun sequence DNA region contains:
- the LOC132126645 gene encoding BTB/POZ domain-containing protein 10-like, translated as MNMHGASGGCDRSRDRRRSSDRSRDSSHERGEGQLTPCIRNVTSPTHQHNSDREGGSSRPSSPRPQRISPSSSSSGVASSRNSSLSSSEGTYKSMVPSEMVFVYENVKDGARSVRTSEKVTLIVDNTRFVVDPSIFTAQPNTMLGRMFGSGREHNFTRPNEKGEYDVAEGISSTVFRAILDFYKSGIIRCPDGISIPELREACDYLCISFDYSTIKCRDLSALMHELSNDGARRQFEFYLEEMVLPLMVASAQSGERECHIVVLTDDDVVDWDEEYPPQMGEEYSQIIYSTKLYRFFKYIENRDVAKSVLKDRGLKKIRLGIEGYPTYKEKVKKRPGGRPEVIYNYVQRPFIRMSWEKEEGKSRHVDFQCVKSKSITNLAAAAADIPQDQLVVMNPGPQVDELDILPNRPPPGHHYSNNFNNEPDPDAPSPAV; from the exons ATGAACATGCATGGTGCCAGTGGAGGCTGTGACCGATCCAGAGATCGGCGTCGCTCCAGCGATCGCTCTCGGGACTCCTCACACGAGCGTGGCGAAGGCCAGCTCACACCCTGTATTCGCAACGTGACCTCACCCACACACCAACACAACAGCG ATCGCGAGGGCGGCTCATCGCGGCCCAGCAGCCCCAGGCCTCAGAGGATCtctcccagcagcagcagcagtggggTGGCCAGCAGCCGCAACAGCAGCTTGTCCAGCTCGGAGGGCACATACAAGAGCATGGTTCCCAGTGAGATGGTCTTCGTCTATGAGAATGTCAAAGATGGAGCCCGCAGCGTCCGCACGTCAGAGAAGGTCACGCTTATAGTGGACAACACTCGCTTCGTGGTGGACCCCTCGATTTTCACAGCACAGCCCAACACCATGCTGGGCAG aatgTTTGGATCTGGACGGGAACACAATTTCACCCGGCCCAATGAGAAAGGAGAATATGATGTGGCAGAGGGCATCAGCTCCACTGTGTTTAGAGCCATTCTG GATTTCTATAAATCTGGGATAATCCGTTGTCCTGATGGAATCTCCATTCCCGAGCTGAGGGAAGCGTGCGACTATCTGTGCATCTCTTTTGACTACAGTACTATCAAGTGCCGAGACCTGA GTGCCCTGATGCATGAACTGTCCAACGACGGCGCTCGGCGGCAGTTTGAGTTCTATCTGGAGGAGATGGTGCTTCCTCTGATGGTGGCAAGCGCTCAGAGCGGAGAGAGGGAGTGTCACATAGTTGTGCTCACAGACGATGACGTGGTGGACTGGGACGAGGAGTACCCACCTCAGATGGGAGAGGAGTATTCACAAA tTATCTACAGTACAAAACTGTATCGTTTCTTCAAGTACATTGAAAACCGTGATGTAGCCAAATCAGTTTTAAAAGATCGAGGACTGAAGAAAATCCGACTTGGTATCGAAG GTTATCCAACATACAAAGAGAAAGTGAAAAAGCGCCCCGGCGGCCGACCTGAAGTCATTTACAACTACGTGCAGAGACCCTTCATCCGCATGTCCTGGGAGAAGGAGGAAGGCAAGAGTAGACACGTGGACTTCCAGTGCGTGAAGAGCAAGTCTATCACGAACCTGGCAGCGGCCGCGGCAGACATTCCCCAGGACCAGCTTGTGGTGATGAACCCTGGACCACAAGTGGATGAACTGGACATTCTTCCCAACCGACCTCCTCCCGGCCACCACTACAGCAACAACTTTAACAACGAGCCTGACCCCGACGCCCCCTCGCCTGCCGTCTGA